The segment CCAAGGTGGACGGCGTCTACAGCGCCGACCCGAACAAGGACAAGAGCGCCACCCGCTACAGCAAGCTATCCTTCGACGAAGCGATCGCCAAGAATCTCGGCATCATGGACGCCACGGCCTTTGCGCTGTGCCGTGACCAGAAGCTGCCGATCAAGGTGTTTTCCATTTTCAAGCATGGCGCGCTCAAGCGCGTCGTGATGGGTGAGGACGAGGGCACGCTGGTCTACGCCTGAGCGCAGCCGCTGATGCCGCAGAGGAGCAAAGCATGACGATTGCAGACATCAAGAAAACCATGGAAACCAAGATGGACCAGTCCATCGAGGCCCTGAAGAACCACCTGTCCAAGATCCGTACCGGCCGCGCGAATCCGTCGCTGCTCGATTCCGTGCAGGTCGAGTACTACGGCTCCACGGTGCCGCTGAGCCAGGTCGCCAACGTGAACCTGCTCGACGCCCGCACGATCAGCGTGCAGCCCTGGGAAAAGGGCATGGGCGCCAAGATCGAGAAAGCCATCCGCGAGAGCGACCTGGGCCTGAATCCGGCCTCCATGGGTGACCTGATCCGTGTGCCCATGCCGCCCATGAGCGAGGAGCGCCGCAAGGAGATGACCAAGCTGGTGCGCACCGAGGGCGAGAACGCCAAGATCGCCGTGCGCAACCTGCGTCGCGACGCCAACGAGGCCGTCAAGAAGCTGGTCAAGGACAAGACCGCGTCCGAGGACGACCAGAAACGTTCCGAAGCCGACATCCAGAAACTGACCGACAAGCACGTCGCCACGATCGACCAGCTCGTCGCCGGTAAGGAACAGGAAGTGATGGCGGTATAAACCGCCATCGTGACCGCAACAATGACTGCGCCTGGCGGCTTGCCGCAACACATCGCCATCGTCATGGATGGCAATGGCCGCTGGGCCACCAAACGCTTCCTGCCGCGCCTGGCGGGCCACCGCCAGGGCATGGAGAGTCTGCGCCGTTGCATCCGGGCCTGTCTGGACCGTGGTGTGCCTGTGCTGACCGTCTTTGCCTTCTCTTCCGAGAACTGGAACCGCCCGGCCGACGAGGTTTCAGGGCTGATGGAGCTGTTGGCCACGGCCCTGGCCAAGGAAGTCCCGCAACTGCTCAAGGATGGTGTGCGCCTGCATTTTGTCGGTGAGCGCGCCGGCCTGTCAGACAATGTCCGGGCCGGCCTGGACCAGGCCGAGCAGGCGACGGCATCGAACAGCCGGCTTGTGCTGAATGTCTGCTTCAACTATGGCGGCCGCTGGGACATTGCCCAGGCGGCTGCCCGGCTGGCGGCACAGGGTCAGCCCATCACAGAACTGGCCTTGCACCAGGCCATGGCCATGTCCCATGTCCCCGACCCGGACCTCATCATCCGCACTGGCGGCGAATTGCGTCTGAGCAACTTCCTGCTCTGGCAGGCAGCTTATGCCGAACTCTTTTTCAGCGACAAGCTCTGGCCCGACTTCGACGAAGCCGAACTCGACCGTGCCATCGCCGAATTCAACCGGCGCGAACGCCGCTACGGCCAGACTTCCGAGCAACTGCTGCCAGCAGCCGACGAGCGCAAGCTGGCCTGAGGAATCACCATGCTCAAGCAGCGCATCATCACCGCCATTGTCCTGCTGCTGATCCTGCTGCCGGCGCTGTTTCATTCCGACACGCTCTACTGGCGCCTGGTCACGCTGGTGCTGATCGCCGCCGCGGCCTGGGAGTGGGCGCGGCTCAATGGCCTGAGCCTCTACGGCGCCTGGATCGGCGCTTTTGCCTGCCTGGTGGCCTGTGTCATGGCCTGGGACCTGGGCTTGCTGGCCAGCCGTCAGCCGCTGCTGTGGATCACGGCCGGCGGCGCCTGGGTGCTCGTCGGGGCCGCCCTGATCAAGACGGGCGTGGGCCGCTGGGGCCAGCTGCCTCGCCTGCTGCGTCTGGGCGGGGGCTGGCTCGCCCTGTGGCTGGCCTGGCTGGCCGTGGTGCAGGCGCGTGAGGTTGGCATCACCTTCCTGTTGTCCATCCTGCTGCTGGTCTGGATGGCGGATGTCGCTGCCTATTTTGCCGGCAAGGCCTGGGGCGGGCGGTTCAGCGCGGTCAGGCTGGCGCCCGCCATCAGTCCCGGCAAGAGCTGGGAAGGGGTCTGGGGCGGCATGCTGGGTGTGCTGCTGCTGGCGCTGGTCTGGCTGGCGCTGGAGCGTGCCGGCGTGCTGCCGCCGCCCAGCCTGTATGGTCATCTGCAGTCGCAGGGCGGCTGGGTCCTGCTGCTGCTGGCCGTGCTGTTCCTGGCGGCCATGAGCGTGGTCGGCGATCTGGTCGAGTCGCTGGTCAAGCGCAGCGCTGGCGCCAAGGACAGCAGCCGCCTGCTGCCCGGCCATGGCGGCGTGCTCGATCGCGTGGATGCCCTGCTGCCCACGCTGCCCCTGGCCATGATGTTCCATTCCGTGCTGCGTTGATGAAACTGAAACAGCGCGTTGCCATTCTCGGCGCCACCGGCTCCATCGGCACGAGCACGCTGGACGTGTTGGCGCGCCATCCGCAGCGTTTCGAAGTATTTGCCCTGACCGCGGCTACCCAGGTGGACCTGCTGTTGCAGCAATGCCTGCAGTTCACCCCGCGCTACGCTGTTCTGGCCAGCCCGGTCCACGCCACCCAGCTGGCCGAGCGCCTGAAGTCGGCCGGTTCGCGCACCCAGGTACTCGGCGGTCCGCAGGCGCTGGCCGACATCGCGGCGCACGAGGAGGTCGACGCCGTGATGGCCGCCATCGTCGGCGCCGCCGGCCTGGCGCCCTGCCTGGCGGCGGCGCGCGCCGGCAAGCGACTGCTGCTGGCCAACAAGGAAGCCCTGGTAGTGGGCGGCGAGTTCTTCATGCAGGCGGTGCGAACTGGCGGCGCCACGCTGCTGCCGATCGACAGCGAGCATTCGGCGATCTTCCAGTCCTTGCCCGAAGACCCGCTCACCTGGTCGCAGCGCGTGCACAAGATCATCCTGACCGCCTCGGGTGGGCCCTTCCGTACGCGTGATCCGTTGACCCTGCGCGAAGTCACACCCGAGCAGGCCTGCGCCCACCCGAACTGGGTGATGGGGCGCAAGATCTCGGTCGACTCGGCCACCATGATGAACAAGGCGCTGGAGGTGATCGAGGCGCGTTACCTGTTTGGCCTGCCGCCCGAGCAGCTGGAGGTGGTGATCCACCCGCAGAGCGTGATCCATTCCATGGTGCAGTACAGCGACCACTCGGTGGTGGCGCAACTGGGCACGCCGGACATGCGCGTGCCGATCGCCTACGGTCTGTCCTGGCCCGAGCGCATGGCTTCGGGCGCTGCCGCACTGGATTTCCACAAGCTGGCGGCCATGACCTTCGAGCCCATGGACGCTCCCGGACACGCACAGCGTTTCCCTGGCATCGGCCTGGCCTGGGATGCCTTGCGCGGCCCGGCGGGCACCACGGCGGTGCTCAATGCCGCCAACGAAGTGGCGGTGGCGGCCTTCCTGGAGCGACGCATCCGCTTCGACCAGATCCATGCGGTCAACCTGGGAACGCTGCAAGCCGTTGTGCCGGCAGCCCCCGGTTCGCTGGACGACCTGCTGGCGCTGGACGCGCAGTCGCGCGCGGCGGCGACGCAGTGCCTGCGTGGGCTGGCGGCCTGAACCCCGAAGGACAGACATGCTGACCGTTGTCGCTTTCATCGTGGCCCTGGGGCTGCTGATCGCCATCCATGAATACGGGCACTACCGCATGGCCGTGGCCTGTGGCGTCAAGGTGCTGCGCTTCTCGGTCGGTTTTGGCCACACCCTGCTGCGCTGGCAGCCCAGGGGCTCGGCGACCGAGTTCGTGCTGGGGGCTTTCCCGCTGGGCGGTTATGTCCGCATGCTGGACGAACGCGAAGCACCCGTGGATCCGAAGGAGCGGCACCTGGCCTTCAATACCCAGCCGCTGCGCTCGCGCGCCCTGATCGTTGCGGCCGGCCCGCTGGCCAATCTGCTGCTGGCCGTCTTGCTGTATGCCGTCGTGAACTGGAGTGGTGTGCAACTGGCCAGCCCCGTGCTGGGCCGTCCGGTCGCCGGTTCGGTGGCCGAGGGCGCCGGGCTGGTCGGGGGCGAGCGTGTCGAGCGTGCGGGTTTCGCGGGCAGTGAACTGCAGCCGGTGGCTTCCTACGAGGATGTGCGCTGGCTGCTCACGCGTGGCGCCCTGGAGGGGCACGATGTACGGCTGGCGCTGGTGGGCCGTCCGGGTCATGCCGCCAGCGAAGTCGTGCTGCCGCTGGCGGGCATGGAGGCGCGTGACGCCGACGCCCAACTGTTCGAACGCATCGGCATCGTGACGCCCATGAGCCTGCCGCTGATCGGTGACATCTCGCCCGGCAGCGCTGCCGAGCGTTCGGGCCTGCGCGCCGGTGACCGGGTGCTCAGCATCGAAGGGCAGACCCTGGTGGATGCGCGCCAGCTGCGCGAGGCGATCCGGGCCTCGGTGCGTGAGGGCCAGCCGCTCAGCAAGAACTGGCGTATCGAGCGTGCGGGCGAGCAGCTGACGCTCACCGTCAGGCCCGAAGCGGTGCAGCAGGGGGAGGCGGTGATCGGCCGCATCGGCGCCTACGTCGGGGCGGCACCAGAGATGGTGACGGTGCACTATGGCCCGGTGGAGGGCCTGTGGCAAGGGCTGGTGCGGACCTGGGAGGTCTCGGTGCTGACGCTGCGCACCCTGGGGCGCATGGTCATCGGCGAAGCTTCGCTGAAGAACCTCAGCGGTCCGCTGACCATTGCCGACTATGCCGGCCGCTCCGCCAGCCTGGGCCTGACGCAGTACCTGGTCTTCCTGGCCTTGATCAGCGTCAGCCTGGGGGTGCTCAACCTGCTGCCGCTGCCCGTACTCGATGGCGGACACCTGATGTATTATCTTTGGGAAGGCGTCACAGGCAGGCCCGTGTCGGAAGCTTGGCTGGAGCGCCTGCAGCGTGCCGGCGTGGCCGTGCTGGCGCTCATGATGTCCATCGCGCTGTTCAATGACCTGAGCCGTCTCCTGGGCTGACCACCTGACCTTGCAAGTGTGCCCCAGCCAAATTTCAAGTTGATCGATGCAATTCAAACGATATGGCCTGCGTGCCGCCTCCCTGCTGGCCGCCTTGCTGCTGGTCGTGCATGCCGCCTGGGCCGCCGAACCTTTCAAGATCCGTGACATCCAGGTCGAGGGGCTGCAACGCATCGAACCCGGCACCATCTTCGCCTCCATGCCGCTGCGCGTGGGAGACACCTACAACGACGAGAAGGGCACGGCCTCGATCCGGTCCTTGTTCGCGCTGGGCCTGTTCACCGACGTGCGCCTGGAAATCAATGGTGATGTGCTGGTGGTGGTGGTCGAAGAGCGTCCCAGCGTGGCGGGCGTCGAGTTCATCGGGACCCGCGAGTTCGACAAGGATGTTCTGGCCAAGGCGCTGAGGGGCATCGGCCTGGCCGAAGGGCGGCCTTTCGACAAGGCCCTGCTGGACCGCGCCGAGCAGGAGCTCAAGCGTCAGTACATCAACAAGAGCCTTTATGCGGCCGAGGTGGTGACGACGGTGACGCCGGTAGAGCGCAACCGCGTGAACCTGGCCTTCACCGTCAGCGAGGGCGAGCCGGCCACGATCAGCGAGATCCGCATTGT is part of the Rhodoferax sp. BAB1 genome and harbors:
- the ispC gene encoding 1-deoxy-D-xylulose-5-phosphate reductoisomerase — translated: MKLKQRVAILGATGSIGTSTLDVLARHPQRFEVFALTAATQVDLLLQQCLQFTPRYAVLASPVHATQLAERLKSAGSRTQVLGGPQALADIAAHEEVDAVMAAIVGAAGLAPCLAAARAGKRLLLANKEALVVGGEFFMQAVRTGGATLLPIDSEHSAIFQSLPEDPLTWSQRVHKIILTASGGPFRTRDPLTLREVTPEQACAHPNWVMGRKISVDSATMMNKALEVIEARYLFGLPPEQLEVVIHPQSVIHSMVQYSDHSVVAQLGTPDMRVPIAYGLSWPERMASGAAALDFHKLAAMTFEPMDAPGHAQRFPGIGLAWDALRGPAGTTAVLNAANEVAVAAFLERRIRFDQIHAVNLGTLQAVVPAAPGSLDDLLALDAQSRAAATQCLRGLAA
- the rseP gene encoding RIP metalloprotease RseP; amino-acid sequence: MLTVVAFIVALGLLIAIHEYGHYRMAVACGVKVLRFSVGFGHTLLRWQPRGSATEFVLGAFPLGGYVRMLDEREAPVDPKERHLAFNTQPLRSRALIVAAGPLANLLLAVLLYAVVNWSGVQLASPVLGRPVAGSVAEGAGLVGGERVERAGFAGSELQPVASYEDVRWLLTRGALEGHDVRLALVGRPGHAASEVVLPLAGMEARDADAQLFERIGIVTPMSLPLIGDISPGSAAERSGLRAGDRVLSIEGQTLVDARQLREAIRASVREGQPLSKNWRIERAGEQLTLTVRPEAVQQGEAVIGRIGAYVGAAPEMVTVHYGPVEGLWQGLVRTWEVSVLTLRTLGRMVIGEASLKNLSGPLTIADYAGRSASLGLTQYLVFLALISVSLGVLNLLPLPVLDGGHLMYYLWEGVTGRPVSEAWLERLQRAGVAVLALMMSIALFNDLSRLLG
- the uppS gene encoding polyprenyl diphosphate synthase, with amino-acid sequence MTAPGGLPQHIAIVMDGNGRWATKRFLPRLAGHRQGMESLRRCIRACLDRGVPVLTVFAFSSENWNRPADEVSGLMELLATALAKEVPQLLKDGVRLHFVGERAGLSDNVRAGLDQAEQATASNSRLVLNVCFNYGGRWDIAQAAARLAAQGQPITELALHQAMAMSHVPDPDLIIRTGGELRLSNFLLWQAAYAELFFSDKLWPDFDEAELDRAIAEFNRRERRYGQTSEQLLPAADERKLA
- a CDS encoding phosphatidate cytidylyltransferase, whose protein sequence is MLKQRIITAIVLLLILLPALFHSDTLYWRLVTLVLIAAAAWEWARLNGLSLYGAWIGAFACLVACVMAWDLGLLASRQPLLWITAGGAWVLVGAALIKTGVGRWGQLPRLLRLGGGWLALWLAWLAVVQAREVGITFLLSILLLVWMADVAAYFAGKAWGGRFSAVRLAPAISPGKSWEGVWGGMLGVLLLALVWLALERAGVLPPPSLYGHLQSQGGWVLLLLAVLFLAAMSVVGDLVESLVKRSAGAKDSSRLLPGHGGVLDRVDALLPTLPLAMMFHSVLR
- the frr gene encoding ribosome recycling factor, with amino-acid sequence MTIADIKKTMETKMDQSIEALKNHLSKIRTGRANPSLLDSVQVEYYGSTVPLSQVANVNLLDARTISVQPWEKGMGAKIEKAIRESDLGLNPASMGDLIRVPMPPMSEERRKEMTKLVRTEGENAKIAVRNLRRDANEAVKKLVKDKTASEDDQKRSEADIQKLTDKHVATIDQLVAGKEQEVMAV